The following are encoded in a window of Candidatus Omnitrophota bacterium genomic DNA:
- a CDS encoding LemA family protein: MKNVLIVVGVILLVLLLFGGWMIAGLNHVVRLDENVNSAWAQVENQLQRRNDLVPNLVNTVKGYAAHEEGIFKEVTRLRSQWAKADTVEKKIENANQMTGALSRLLLVAEAYPNLKANQNFMALQAQLEGTENRIAVERMRYNNAVKRFNTYRRTVFGGFFASLRGLDQPREYFEVSESAKEVPEVKF; this comes from the coding sequence ATGAAGAACGTTCTGATAGTCGTCGGTGTTATACTGCTGGTTCTTTTGCTCTTCGGCGGGTGGATGATCGCCGGTCTCAATCATGTGGTCAGGCTCGATGAGAACGTCAATTCTGCCTGGGCGCAGGTCGAGAACCAGCTGCAGAGAAGGAACGACCTGGTCCCCAATCTTGTTAACACGGTCAAGGGGTACGCCGCCCATGAAGAGGGCATTTTCAAGGAGGTCACCAGGCTTCGCAGCCAGTGGGCCAAGGCCGATACCGTTGAGAAAAAGATAGAGAACGCCAACCAGATGACTGGAGCTCTTTCAAGGCTTCTTCTGGTGGCAGAGGCTTATCCCAACCTCAAGGCCAACCAGAACTTCATGGCCCTTCAGGCACAGCTTGAGGGGACCGAGAACAGGATAGCGGTCGAGAGGATGAGGTACAATAACGCGGTGAAGAGGTTCAACACTTACAGGCGTACCGTTTTCGGGGGCTTTTTCGCCTCTTTGAGGGGGCTCGACCAGCCGAGGGAATATTTCGAGGTATCCGAATCGGCAAAGGAAGTTCCCGAAGTAAAGTTCTAA
- a CDS encoding YgcG family protein, translating into MRKLFSILFTVLMVAFACAGLSRAQEVQYPQPQGFVNDFANVMSPDARAQISALCAEIERKTSAEVVVVTVETTSPLTVEQYAVELFAKWGIGKAGEDNGLLILLAVRDRKVRIEVGYGLEGAVTDLQSKVIIQDLMIPAFRKGGYDLGISSGVVMIAKLVRDEYGVELEMPEVKTAAVPSRGARSPLGSLLMLLFFILIFGFRFGALFFLMSGGGYWSGGGRGSFGGGFGGFGGGMSGGGGASGSW; encoded by the coding sequence ATGAGAAAACTTTTTTCCATATTATTCACGGTTTTGATGGTCGCCTTTGCGTGCGCGGGTCTTTCCCGGGCCCAGGAGGTCCAATATCCGCAGCCCCAGGGCTTCGTTAACGATTTTGCCAATGTGATGTCGCCCGATGCGCGCGCCCAGATAAGCGCCTTGTGCGCTGAGATCGAGAGAAAGACCTCCGCGGAAGTGGTGGTCGTCACCGTCGAGACCACTTCACCCCTTACGGTAGAACAGTACGCGGTAGAGCTTTTCGCGAAGTGGGGTATCGGCAAGGCAGGAGAAGATAACGGACTTCTGATACTTCTTGCCGTGCGCGACAGGAAGGTGAGGATAGAAGTGGGATACGGCCTGGAGGGAGCGGTGACGGACCTGCAGAGCAAAGTGATAATACAGGACCTTATGATACCAGCTTTCAGAAAAGGCGGTTACGATCTGGGGATCTCTTCCGGCGTCGTCATGATAGCGAAACTTGTAAGGGACGAGTACGGTGTTGAACTGGAAATGCCCGAGGTAAAGACCGCGGCGGTACCATCACGCGGTGCCAGGTCCCCGCTGGGCAGCCTTCTCATGCTGCTCTTTTTTATCCTTATTTTCGGATTCAGGTTCGGCGCGCTTTTCTTTCTGATGAGCGGCGGCGGTTACTGGTCAGGAGGCGGCAGGGGTTCTTTCGGAGGAGGTTTCGGAGGTTTCGGAGGAGGCATGTCCGGCGGAGGCGGAGCTTCCGGGTCCTGGTGA
- a CDS encoding transporter substrate-binding domain-containing protein: MKKVFSFIFLFQIAFFCVLVVSPPALPQDEADQQVSEVEAKRSAEEKARQARERARSLAEGEAARTGPLPAQRKVLIFAGNDKFAPYSFYSNGEVTGYAVDLTKILAATMDRSIDIRLMPWHKCIQQLKAGKIDGIIGVPVSEERERFMEFSTPVTEIEFAIFVEAANHYVNSLKSLEGTVVAVHKESLIIDTLSRFPRIRLVETDSVQEALEKLNNREVTAVIAEKNVALYYIQHAAENIKGIKIVGAPLKPVYPYAIAVKEGSGILLRDINRGLQVLQNNNTMEKLRRKWFGLHLAEPFPWKMVTLMTSGITLLLFILAGILWVISLNATVKAKTRQIQLMSEKMVEKDKLAVLGKLAGQIAHELRTPLSIINNSVFLLRKEGSKNMDLFEKRLKVLEDKIKLSSNILESILSYSRVKAEIATQISVKSCVEEVLKDIEIPEGIETRAEYEKPEKLMVFMDFHQLYSVIRNLVLNALQAMGETGKLTIEAFRDEASGMVNVRVCDTGKGILESSRNKIFNLFYSTKITGTGLGLPISKSIIEANDGQLLLEETSKKGTCFIVKLPTSMSMRT, translated from the coding sequence ATGAAGAAAGTTTTTTCTTTTATTTTTCTTTTCCAGATCGCGTTTTTCTGCGTTCTGGTCGTATCCCCTCCTGCCCTGCCGCAGGATGAGGCAGATCAACAGGTCTCCGAGGTTGAGGCCAAAAGGAGTGCCGAAGAAAAAGCCCGCCAGGCGCGGGAAAGAGCCAGAAGCCTTGCCGAGGGAGAAGCCGCCAGGACCGGTCCGCTTCCGGCTCAGAGGAAAGTGCTGATATTTGCCGGCAATGATAAATTCGCCCCGTATTCTTTCTATTCCAACGGCGAGGTCACCGGTTACGCGGTAGACCTGACCAAGATCCTCGCCGCCACCATGGACAGGTCCATAGATATCAGACTGATGCCATGGCATAAATGCATCCAGCAGCTTAAAGCCGGCAAGATCGACGGCATCATAGGTGTTCCCGTGAGCGAGGAGCGGGAAAGATTCATGGAATTCTCCACTCCGGTCACCGAGATCGAATTCGCTATTTTCGTTGAAGCGGCCAACCATTACGTGAACTCGCTCAAGTCCCTTGAAGGAACGGTCGTTGCCGTGCATAAGGAAAGCCTCATAATCGATACTCTCTCAAGATTCCCCAGGATCAGGCTTGTTGAGACCGACTCGGTGCAGGAAGCTCTGGAAAAACTCAATAACCGTGAGGTCACGGCCGTAATAGCCGAAAAGAACGTAGCTTTGTACTATATCCAGCATGCGGCGGAGAACATAAAGGGCATCAAGATCGTCGGCGCGCCGTTGAAGCCAGTTTACCCATACGCGATAGCGGTCAAGGAAGGATCAGGTATTCTCCTCCGGGACATCAACCGGGGCCTCCAGGTACTGCAGAACAACAATACCATGGAAAAGCTCCGCAGAAAATGGTTCGGGCTGCATCTTGCCGAGCCCTTTCCCTGGAAGATGGTTACGCTTATGACCTCGGGGATAACTCTTCTACTGTTCATCCTGGCGGGCATACTATGGGTCATATCGCTCAATGCCACGGTAAAGGCAAAGACCCGCCAGATACAGCTTATGAGCGAGAAAATGGTGGAAAAGGACAAGCTGGCCGTGCTGGGAAAGCTCGCCGGCCAGATAGCGCATGAACTGCGCACCCCCTTGAGCATCATAAATAATTCCGTATTCCTCCTGAGAAAAGAAGGCAGCAAGAACATGGATCTGTTCGAGAAACGCCTTAAAGTGCTGGAGGACAAGATCAAGCTTTCCAGTAACATCCTGGAAAGCATACTCAGCTATTCCAGGGTAAAAGCCGAGATCGCCACGCAGATATCCGTCAAAAGCTGCGTGGAAGAGGTTCTCAAGGACATAGAGATACCCGAGGGTATCGAGACCAGGGCCGAATACGAAAAACCGGAGAAACTCATGGTGTTCATGGACTTTCACCAGCTCTACAGCGTCATCCGCAACCTTGTTCTCAACGCGCTCCAGGCGATGGGCGAGACCGGCAAGCTTACGATCGAGGCCTTCCGGGACGAAGCCAGCGGCATGGTCAATGTGCGGGTCTGTGACACGGGAAAAGGCATACTGGAAAGCTCCAGGAACAAGATATTCAACCTGTTCTACAGCACCAAGATAACGGGTACCGGACTGGGACTGCCCATCTCCAAATCCATAATCGAAGCCAATGACGGCCAACTCCTCCTGGAAGAGACCAGCAAAAAAGGCACATGCTTCATCGTAAAACTTCCCACGTCAATGAGCATGAGAACATGA
- a CDS encoding response regulator, with protein sequence MSKKKHPKILLVDDDKDMCESLADVLQLDSSYDVTYTTEPLKALDMIDSTDYSLVIIDYKMPQMNGVELLKRIKTKKPDLMVFMLTAFISNELIEQAKNEGADKVLSKFIWPDEILKCIKQVI encoded by the coding sequence ATGAGCAAGAAAAAACACCCAAAAATACTGCTTGTGGATGACGACAAGGACATGTGCGAGTCCCTCGCGGACGTGCTTCAGCTGGACTCCTCGTATGACGTTACTTACACCACTGAACCGCTCAAGGCGCTTGATATGATAGACAGCACCGATTATTCTCTGGTAATAATCGACTACAAAATGCCCCAGATGAACGGCGTGGAACTTCTGAAACGCATAAAGACAAAAAAACCCGACCTGATGGTCTTCATGCTCACGGCGTTCATATCCAACGAACTGATCGAACAGGCCAAGAACGAAGGCGCGGACAAGGTCCTTTCCAAGTTCATCTGGCCCGACGAGATATTAAAATGCATCAAACAGGTAATATAG